The Oncorhynchus tshawytscha isolate Ot180627B linkage group LG08, Otsh_v2.0, whole genome shotgun sequence genome window below encodes:
- the LOC112255837 gene encoding protein cornichon homolog 1, giving the protein MAFTFAAFCYMLALLLTAALIFFAIWHIIAFDELKTDYKNPIDQCNTLNPLVLPEYLIHVFFCVMFLCAAEWLTLGLNMPLLAYHVWRYTSRPVMSGPGLYDPTTIMNADVLAYCQKEGWCKLAFYLLSFFYYLYGMIYVLVSS; this is encoded by the exons ATGGCGTTCACATTCGCGGCCTTTTGTTACATGCTTGCGCTATTGCTTACGGCCGCTCTCATTTTCTTCGCTATTTGGCAT atcATTGCATTTGATGAACTGAAGACTGATTACAAGAATCCCATTGATCAATGTAACACACTGAATCCG CTCGTACTCCCGGAGTATCTCATCCATGTGTTCTTCTGCGTGATGTTCCTGTGTGCTGCTGAGTGGCTCACCCTAGGCCTCAACATGCCACTGCTGGCCTACCACGTCTGGAG GTATACGAGCAGGCCGGTGATGAGTGGTCCAGGCCTCTATGATCCAACTACGATCATGAACGCTGACGTCTTGGCCTACTGTCAAAAGGAGGGCTGGTGCAAACTGgccttctacctcctctccttcttctactATCTCTACGG GATGATCTATGTGTTGGTGAGCTCTTAG
- the LOC121846983 gene encoding sialidase-like, producing the protein MDRSSHCQRFVWIYGHCCVGTRSCLRTPFTQESVLLSCGSRTDGRTHLWTQPHQSLGQRIAPLVDKLGIGSTAPPVDKLGIGSTAPPVDKLGICSTAPLVDKRGIGSPAPLVDKRGIGSPSGQTGNWLHSSPSGQTGNWLHSSPSGQTGNWLHSSPSGQTGNWLHSSPVDKLGIGSTAPQWTNWELAPQLPSGQTGNWLHSSPSGQTGNWLHSSPSGQTGNWLHSSPSGQTGNWLHSSPSGQTGNWLHSSPSGQTGNWFPSSPSGQTGNWFP; encoded by the exons ATGGACAGGTCTTCTCACTGCCAACGCTTTGTGTGGATCTATGGGCATTGTTGCGTTGGCACACGGTCGTGTTTGCGAACGCCATTCACCCAGGAGTCAGTCCTCCTGTCCTGTGGTTctcggacggacggacggactcaCCTCTGGACC CAACCCCACCAAAGCCTGGGACAAAGGATAGCTCCCCTAGTGGACAAACTGGGAATTGGCTCCACAGCTCCCCCAGTGGACAAACTGGGAATTGGCTCCACAGCTCCCCCAGTGGACAAACTGGGAATTTGCTCCACAGCTCCCCTAGTGGACAAACGGGGAATTGGTTCCCCAGCTCCCCTAGTGGACAAACGGGGAATTGGTTCCCCTAGTGGACAAACTGGGAATTGGCTCCACAGCTCCCCTAGTGGACAAACGGGGAATTG GCTCCACAGCTCCCCCAGTGGACAAACTGGGAATTGGCTCCACAGCTCCCCTAGTGGACAAACTGGGAATTGGCTCCACAGCTCCCCAGTGGACAAACTGGGAATTGGCTCCACAGCTCCCCAGTGGACAAACTGGGAATTGGCTCCACAGCTCCCCAGTGGACAAACTGGGAATTGGCTCCACAGCTCCCCCAGTGGACAAACTGGGAATTGGCTCCACAGCTCCCCTAGTGGACAAACTGGGAATTGGCTCCACAGCTCCCCTAGTGGACAAACGGGGAATTGGCTCCACAGCTCCCCCAGTGGACAAACTGGGAATTGGCTCCACAGCTCCCCTAGTGGACAAACGGGGAATTGGTTCCCCAGCTCCCCTAGTGGACAAACGGGGAATTGGTTCCCCTAG